A single window of Salvia splendens isolate huo1 chromosome 6, SspV2, whole genome shotgun sequence DNA harbors:
- the LOC121807091 gene encoding non-specific lipid transfer protein GPI-anchored 1-like produces MPNNTSARFAAAVLWIAVVGIMAAGGAETIAEKCASEFQKVTPCLSFVTAKAKAPGKECCSSATELQDEDPACLCYIIQQVHNGSNAAIKSMGVQEARLLQLPAACSLANASLSECPKLLNLPPNSPEAAIFTTNASATPTPTPVGTPGTPSTTAAPSNGDWRKPQVAGCVAMAISLLGLMPF; encoded by the exons ATGCCGAACAACACGAGCGCACGGTTCGCGGCCGCGGTCCTCTGGATCGCCGTCGTGGGGATCATGGCGGCCGGAGGGGCCGAGACGATCGCGGAGAAGTGCGCCTCGGAGTTCCAGAAGGTGACGCCGTGCCTGTCGTTCGTGACGGCCAAGGCCAAGGCGCCGGGCAAGGAGTGCTGCAGCTCGGCCACCGAGCTGCAGGACGAGGATCCGGCGTGTCTCTGCTATATTATTCAGCAGGTGCACAACGGATCCAATGCCGCTATCAAGAGCATGGGCGTGCAGGAGGCGCGCCTCCTGCAGCTGCCCGCGGCTTGTAGCCTGGCCAATGCTAGCCTCTCTGAATGCCCTA AGCTTCTAAACCTGCCTCCAAACTCCCCTGAGGCTGCCATCTTCACCACCAACGCCTCCGcgaccccgaccccgaccccggtGGGGACACCCGGGACGCCATCAACGACGGCGGCACCCAGTAATGGGGATTGGCGTAAACCTCAAGTTGCCGGATGTGTGGCTATGGCGATCTCCCTCTTGGGGTTGATGCCTTTTTAA
- the LOC121806554 gene encoding squamosa promoter-binding-like protein 12, whose product MSHCLEMDWNTKWDWESYDALGSKKLQLVDWTVIDDREIDAGSFNLLAGCGNSGASGLDGGRVSSAKSSISVSDSSAKSLMANEDFSGNFKVTESEGTPEASIGSVEPLIGLKLGKRTYFENSGAGSHAKSASGASLKKPKSVGGNLPTPRCVVEGCNVDLSTAKDYHRKHRVCSIHSKAPKVVIGGLERRFCQQCSRFHSPSEFDEKKRSCRRRLSDHNARRRKPQQDVIQYTTRLPSPFYGGRQQMSFVLSNCPPVQLTKEYHPSKSSGDGASSEKMHIPGAKHPHFINTAAKGFPASKSSVADVSNPGSKVSPYSSHLDAVPEYPRALSLLSNNSWRPESMALNPIQENEAHPTQPMMHGIPEGTPLSSSSSSEFWLHPPSAHQPWPADANFQLFVTPCEETDLYSNIMN is encoded by the exons ATGAGCCACTGTTTGGAGATGGATTGGAATACTAAGTGGGACTGGGAAAGCTATGACGCGTTGGGTTCAAAAAAGCTGCAACTAGTGGATTGGACTGTTATTGATGATCGGGAAATTGATGCCGGATCCTTCAATCTCTTGGCCGGGTGTGGGAATAGTGGTGCCTCTGGGTTGGACGGCGGCCGTGTTTCTTCAGCAAAGAGCTCAATATCAGTTTCTGATTCCTCGGCAAAGAGCCTCATGGCTAATGAAGATTTTTCCGGAAATTTTAAAGTTACGGAATCAGAAGGAACTCCGGAAGCTTCCATTGGCTCGGTAGAGCCGCTGATCGGCCTCAAGCTTGGAAAGAGAACATACTTTGAGAACAGTGGGGCTGGAAGCCATGCCAAGAGTGCATCAGGTGCTTCATTGAAGAAACCTAAATCGGTAGGTGGAAATCTCCCAACACCTCGCTGTGTGGTTGAGGGCTGCAATGTTGACCTTTCAACGGCTAAAGATTATCACCGGAAGCATAGAGTTTGCAGCATCCATTCCAAAGCCCCAAAGGTCGTCATTGGTGGCCTTGAGCGCCGGTTTTGCCAGCAGTGTAGCAG GTTCCATAGCCCGTCTGAATTTGATGAAAAGAAGCGCAGTTGTAGAAGACGACTTTCTGATCATAATGCGCGACGCAGGAAGCCACAGCAGGACGTCATCCAGTATACTACAAGGCTCCCGTCACCATTCTATG GAGGAAGGCAGCAAATGAGTTTTGTGTTGAGCAACTGTCCACCAGTGCAACTGACAAAAGagtatcatccttcaaagtctagTGGAGACGGGGCTAGCAGCGAGAAAATGCATATTCCGGGAGCTAAACATCCACATTTCATAAACACTGCAGCCAAAGGATTTCCGGCATCAAAGAGCTCTGTGGCTGATGTTTCAAATCCAG GTTCGAAGGTATCCCCGTATTCTTCCCACTTAGATGCAGTACCCGAGTATCCTCGTGCTCTCTCTCTTCTGTCAAACAATTCGTGGCGGCCGGAATCCATGGCTTTGAATCCGATTCAAGAAAATGAAGCCCACCCAACTCAGCCTATGATGCATGGAATCCCCGAAGGCACGCCCCTCTCCTCTTCATCCTCTTCGGAGTTCTGGCTGCATCCGCCCTCTGCTCATCAGCCGTGGCCGGCCGACGCTAACTTTCAGCTGTTCGTAACACCATGCGAGGAGACAGACTTGTATTCCAACATAATGAACTGA